In Oryza brachyantha chromosome 1, ObraRS2, whole genome shotgun sequence, the following are encoded in one genomic region:
- the LOC102703266 gene encoding uncharacterized protein LOC102703266 translates to MKAAAVVSGLRPAPGPIPRRTISTAAALCPSSSVNRSVAAARAPRLIQSRRAPHAAAALGVSDDTGVKMAATDIVGQNDLLIVGPGVLGRLVAEKWQEEHPGCKVFGQTATTDHHSELSNIGIIPALKGSTFPQKVPYVIFCAPPSRSDDYPGDLRVAASNWSGEGSFVFTSSTALYDCSDNGLCNEDCPSVPIGKSPRTDVLLKAENVVLEAGGCVLRLAGLYKIDRGAHFFWLRKGTLDTRPDHIINQIHYEDAASLAIAIMKKGHRGRIFLGCDDKPLSRQEIMDSVSRSGKFDTQFQGFTGTDGPLGKRMGNSKTRSEIGWEPKYPSFIEFLGLDS, encoded by the exons atgaaggccgccgccgtcgtctctgGCCTGCGTCCCGCCCCGGGGCCGATCCCTCGACGGAccatctccaccgccgccgccctctgccCCAGCTCTTCCGTCAACCGCTCGGTCGCGGCTGCCCGCGCACCTCGCCTCATCCAATCCCGCCGCGcgccccacgccgccgcggctctCG GGGTGTCTGATGATACAGGGGTCAAGATGGCTGCCACCGACATTGTTGGCCAGAATGATTTGCTGATTGTTGGCCCTGGAGTGCTTGGTCGACTGGTAGCTGAGAAGTGGCAGGAG GAACATCCAGGATGTAAAGTTTTTGGCCAGACTGCAACCACAGACCATCACAGTGAATTGTCAAATATTGGCATCATTCCCGCCTTGAAGGGATCCACCTTTCCTCAGAAGGTTCCATATGTTATTTTCTGTGCTCCCCCGTCTCGCTCGGATGATTATCCTGGGGATCTGAG AGTAGCTGCCTCAAACTGGAGCGGTGAAGGTTCTTTCGTTTTTACATCAAGTACTGCTCTGTATGATTGTAGTGACAATGGATTGTGCAATGAG GATTGTCCATCTGTTCCAATTGGCAAAAGCCCTCGCACCGATGTCCTTCTCAAAGCAGAGAATGTTGTTCTTGAGGCAGGAGGCTGTGTTCTCAGGCTAGCAGGACTCTAT AAAATAGACAGAGGTGCTCATTTTTTCTGGTTGAGGAAAGGAACTTTGGACACACGACCAGACCATATTATCAATCAGATTCATTATGAG GATGCTGCTTCCCTGGCAATTGCCATAATGAAAAAAGGACACAGGGGCCGTATCTTTTTGGGCTGTGACGACAAGCCTCTTTCCAG GCAAGAAATAATGGACTCTGTTAGTAGAAGTGGAAAATTTGACACACAGTTTCAAGGTTTTACTG GTACGGATGGCCCACTAGGTAAGAGAATGGGGAACTCGAAAACTCGGTCCGAGATTGGTTGGGAGCCCAAGTATCCAAGCTTCATAGAATTCCTTGGTCTCGACAGTTGA
- the LOC102720644 gene encoding serine/arginine repetitive matrix protein 5-like: MDYISPDRSLEGACGDPGPLFGDHDGSLLDHMGFHGDPQHVSPQLNEGLLVDPTDQISYLGADSLPFMNDQIPCNTMKSASTSPASPLKQADDHHVHIDSDMENDAAEQNLHNSYSEEQATSLGYNTNRATAVVDAEQATELHESSGNNASNFQEETTHCDTYLGDAMLNENSSRDYQLNNSGVDDDEIPNSSALQMENMDSRGLHETSRSEKYESEDDQMNGRNSSPSDERDENCNSVIEPSYLEAMDKENPGSKNGILTPSNQWDSPPESSARHEKGTPSPDRMVSLPAERSHTHSPKELESPRVENDVGKFASPQNSPARRRSRSLEKHDSNHRRTSSRELSPHVRQNSPSPPEKKARREHRHGDGSPRRRSVSPRRGLPKRRDSPRRDSPSRRRDSPRRKDSPSRRRDSPRRDSPSRRRDSPSRRRDSPRRASPSRRRDSPRRDSPSRRRDSPRRDSPSRRRDSPRRASPSRRRDSPRRDSPSRRRDSPRRRHRSKSRSPSRKTDGSRHRREHGRSRSRSPHSRSHHRRSPRRHSPRRRSSPSSHRHHSPRRPWSPPANRKTGLGKPGRNLFVAGFSYATTERDLEKKFSKYGRVTSARVVRDKRSGDSRGFGFLSLEKDEDADAAIRACDETEWNGRIILVEKSKAPTW; this comes from the exons ATGGATTACATCTCCCCTGATAGAAGTCTGGAAGGGGCTTGTGGAGATCCTGGACCTTTATTTGGAGATCATGATGGGAGCTTATTGGATCACATGGGTTTCCATGGGGATCCACAGCATGTATCTCCACAGCTAAATGAAGGGCTTTTAGTTGATCCAACTGACCAAATTTCATATTTGGGTGCTGATTCTCTTCCCTttatgaatgatcaaatccCATGCAATACAATGAAGTCTGCCTCGACTAGTCCAGCATCTCCCCTGAAGCAAGCAGATGACCATCATGTGCATATAGATTCTGATATGGAAAATGATGCAGCTGAACAGAATCTGCACAATAGTTACTCTGAGGAACAAGCTACTTCTCTGGGCTACAACACAAATCGGGCCACAGCAGTGGTTGATGCTGAGCAGGCGACAGAACTTCATGAAAGTAGTGGTAATAATGCATCAAACTTCCAAGAAGAAACTACACATTGTGATACCTATCTTGGTGACGCTATGTTAAATGAAAATAGCAGTAGGGATTACCAACTTAACAATAGTGGTGTGGATGATGATGAAATTCCAAATTCTTCTGCGCTTCAAATGGAAAATATGGACAGCAGAGGGTTACATGAGACTTCTCGCAGTGAAAAGTATGAGTCAGAGGATGATCAAATGAATGGTAGGAATTCTAGTCCTAGTGATGAACGTGATGAGAACTGCAACTCTGTGATTGAGCCATCTTATTTGGAAGCAATGGACAAGGAAAATCCTGGTTCCAAAAATGGCATATTAACACCAAGCAATCAATGGGATTCTCCTCCTGAAAGTTCTGCAAGACATGAAAAGGGAACACCATCACCAGATAGGATGGTTTCGCTTCCAGCTGAGAGGTCTCATACTCATTCACCTAAGGAACTGGAGTCACCACGTGTTGAAAATGATGTTGGTAAATTTGCCAGTCCTCAAAACTCACCAGCTAGACGCCGTTCCCGGTCTCTTGAAAAGCATGATTCCAACCACAGAAGGACTTCTTCACGTGAGTTATCTCCGCATGTTCGTCAAAACTCTCCATCTCCTCCAGAAAAGAAAGCACGAAGGGAGCATCGACATGGAGATGGGTCACCACGGCGAAGATCTGTGTCCCCTAGAAGGGGTTTGCCCAAGAGGAGGGACTCACCAAGGAGGGATTCACCATCAAGGAGAAGGGACTCACCAAGGAGGAAAGACTCCCCATCAAGAAGAAGGGACTCGCCAAGGAGGGATTCCCCATCAAGGAGAAGAGACTCACCATCAAGGAGAAGGGACTCACCAAGGAGGGCATCCCCATCAAGGAGAAGGGATTCACCAAGGAGGGACTCCCCATCAAGGAGAAGGGACTCACCAAGGAGGGACTCCCCATCAAGGCGAAGGGACTCACCAAGGAGGGCCTCCCCATCAAGGAGAAGGGACTCACCAAGGAGGGACTCCCCATCAAGGAGGAGGGACTCCCCACGAAGGAGGCATAGGTCAAAATCAAGGTCACCCTCGAGGAAAACTGATGGCTCTAGACATAGAAGGGAACATGGTAGATCTCGGTCAAGGTCTCCTCACTCAAGGAGTCACCATAGACGATCTCCAAG AAGGCATTCACCCCGGCGCAGATCATCTCCATCCAGTCATCGTCATCATTCACCTAGAAGGCCTTGGTCACCACCTGCCAACAGGAAGACTGGATTGGGTAAGCCTGGACGGAATCTATTTGTTGCAGGTTTTAGCTATGCCACCACTGAGCGAGATTTGGAAAAGAAATTCTCTAAGTATGGCCGTGTGACAAGTGCACGTGTTGTTCGGGATAAAAG gtCTGGGGATTCTCGAGGTTTTGGATTCTTATCTTTGGAGAAGGACGAGGATGCTGATGCAGCAATTCGTGCTTGTGATGAGACCGAGTGGAACGGTAGGATCATTCTTGTGGAGAAGTCAAAGGCACCGACGTGGTGA